A window of Carassius carassius chromosome 44, fCarCar2.1, whole genome shotgun sequence contains these coding sequences:
- the LOC132126329 gene encoding nuclear receptor subfamily 1 group D member 1-like: MDGSPGGGVILYAGSTGSASPSPGSPSSGYQSQSPASQPSSPEEVSFTELGALKKHPIGSKASSAGGNRLVFQFPEVSSATTVNPVTPTVTSSGQNTYSHPVFGRRPSMFTGTFTKTGGMVLLCKVCGDIASGFHYGVHACEGCKGFFRRSIQQNIHYKMCVKNENCVIMRMNRNRCQHCRFKKCLSVGMSRDAVRFGRIPKREKQRLLDEMQSYMNSLNESASMDITCTTPTETPPSPEDGQSEEAIGAVSQAYRNIFVNREKLLVKINDDSNINNSNPSSFHHNPTQESGYSQPHPQPSVSPQDYSIHPTTSCLPRSRCPVTSHDSIPTTQVMDNNQYNFPQSSSPSQGATPSQSCPSKHNNYSTLRLSPGVKVLACPLNACPVSPASHSSQQVWASFSQCFTPAVKEVVKFAKSIPGFQALSQHDQVMLLKSGTFQVLMVRFCSLFDAKERTVTFLNGQTYPLASLRVLGMCGLLDAMFEFSEKLGNMGLEADEMALFMAVVLVSADRSGISDVGAVEQLQEDLIGALRALITRRRPEDSSLFPKLLLRLPDLRTLNKQHSEKLLAFHIDP, translated from the exons ATGGACGGCAGTCCAG GTGGAGGAGTGATCCTCTATGCAGGCTCAACTGGAAGCGCCAGCCCCAGTCCAGGAAGCCCATCCAGTGGATACCAATCCCAGTCTCCAGCCTCTCAACCCTCGTCCCCAGAGGAGGTCTCTTTCACCGAGCTTGGTGCCCTTAAAAAACATCCAATTGGAAGCAAAGCCAGTTCTGCAGGGGGCAACAGACTGGTTTTCCAATTTCCAGAAGTAAGCAGTGCTACCACTGTCAACCCTGTTACACCGACGGTAACTTCGTCAGGGCAGAACACCTACTCTCACCCAGTATTCGGCAGGCGACCAAGTATGTTCACGGGTACCTTTACCA AAACAGGAGGTATGGTGTTGCTCTGCAAAGTATGTGGGGATATTGCATCAGGATTTCACTATGGTGTCCATGCATGTGAGGGATGCAAG GGTTTCTTCCGCCGCAGTATCCAGCAGAACATCCATTATAAGATGTGTGTGAAGAATGAAAACTGTGTGATCATGAGGATGAACCGCAACCGCTGTCAGCACTGTCGATTTAAGAAGTGCCTCTCTGTCGGCATGTCCAGAGATG CTGTGCGATTCGGGCGCATTCCGAAGCGTGAGAAACAACGCCTACTGGACGAAATGCAGAGTTACATGAACAGCCTTAATGAATCGGCGTCCATGGACATCACCTGTACTACACCCACCGAGACTCCTCCCAGCCCTGAAGATGGCCAGTCAGAGGAGGCCATCGGGGCTGTCTCACAAGCTTATCGCAATATCTTTGTGAACAGGGAGAAGTTGTTAGTGAAGATTAACGATGACAGCAACATCAATAACAGCAATCCATCTTCCTTCCATCATAATCCAACACAAGAGTCCGGCTACAGCCAGCCTCACCCTCAGCCAAGCGTCTCACCCCAAGATTATTCCATCCATCCCACGACAAGCTGTCTACCCCGATCCAGATGCCCGGTCACCAGCCATGACAGCATACCGACAACACAAGTCATGGACAACAATCAGTATAACTTCCCACAGTCCTCAAGTCCCAGTCAGGGAGCTACACCTTCTCAAAGCTGTCCATCGAAGCACAACAATTATTCCACTCTGAGACTGAGCCCTGGTGTTAAAGTCCTG GCATGTCCTCTCAATGCATGTCCCGTCTCCCCAGCCAGTCACTCCAGTCAGCAGGTCTGGGCGAGTTTCTCTCAGTGCTTCACTCCAGCTGTTAAAGAAGTGGTTAAATTTGCCAAGAGCATTCCAGGGTTTCAGGCCCTGAGTCAACATGATCAGGTCATGCTGCTGAAGTCAGGAACCTTTCAG GTTCTAATGGTGAGGTTCTGCTCGCTGTTTGATGCCAAGGAGCGTACCGTAACATTCCTGAATGGTCAGACCTACCCCCTGGCATCCCTGCGAGTACTAGGCATGTGTGGCCTTCTGGACGCCATGTTTGAGTTCAGCGAGAAGCTGGGGAACATGGGTCTGGAGGCTGATGAGATGGCCCTCTTCATGGCTGTGGTGCTGGTTTCTGCAG ATCGTTCAGGGATCTCGGATGTGGGGGCCGTAGAGCAGCTCCAGGAGGATTTGATCGGCGCTCTTCGCGCTCTCATCACTCGACGAAGGCCAGAGGACAGCTCACTCTTCCCCAAACTCCTGCTACGTCTGCCTGACCTCCGTACCCTCAACAAACAGCACTCCGAGAAACTCCTAGCCTTCCATATTGACCCCTGA
- the LOC132126367 gene encoding protein lifeguard 2-like has protein sequence MTQKKVAPTVQTVEGNMPPSYEEANAGCPGYYYGGTFSWDDMHIRRVFIRKVYSILMLQLFSTVAVIALFTFYAPVRIYIQTHPVLYSMSNLLFLVTYISLACCSDLRRQFPWNLILLTIFTLSMACMLGFISSFYNTKSVVLCIGITATVCLCVTIFSFQSKIDITSFQGLLFILCMVMFFCALVMGFVVPFGYIPWLHAVYASIGAVVFTMFLAFDTQLLIGNKQYAMSPEEYIFATLSLYLDIVYLFTFLLQLFGNGRE, from the exons atGACCCAGAAAAAG GTCGCACCAACAGTCCAAACCGTTGAAGGAAACATGCCTCCAAGCTATGAAGAGGCAAATGCag GATGTCCTGGTTACTACTATGGTGGAACTTTTTCCTGGGATGACATGCATATCAGACGTGTTTTCATACGAAAG GTTTATTCAATTCTGATGCTGCAGCTCTTTTCAACAGTAGCAGTTATCGCTCTCTTCACATTCTA tGCTCCAGTGAGGATATACATTCAGACACATCCTGTTTTATACTCCATGTCCAA TCTTCTGTTTCTTGTCACATATATCTCATTGGCTTGCTGCAGTGATTTGAG GAGGCAGTTTCCATGGAATCTCATTCTGCTTACAATCTTT ACTTTGAGCATGGCTTGCATGTTGGGTTTCATCTCTAG TTTCTACAACACCAAGTCTGTAGTGCTGTGCATTGGCATCACTGccacagtgtgtctgtgtgtcaccATCTTCAGCTTTCAGAGCAAG ATTGACATCACCTCTTTCCAAGGTCTTCTCTTCATTCTGTGTATGGTCATGTTTTTCTGTGCTCTTGTCATGGGATTTGTGGTTCCCTTTGGCTAT ATCCCCTGGTTACATGCGGTCTACGCCAGCATAGGAGCTGTTGTCTTTACCATG TTCCTGGCCTTTGATACACAGCTGCTGATCGGGAACAAGCAATACGCAATGAGTCCTGAAGAATATATCTTTGCAACACTCAGTCTCTACCTGGATATTGTGTACTTGTTCACGTTCCTGCTGCAGTTGTTTGGTAACGGTAGAGAATGA